A window of the bacterium genome harbors these coding sequences:
- a CDS encoding nuclear transport factor 2 family protein, which produces MNNPPSNKDFISDLFRRIEADGDWNTLFEALSDDIVWTVTGTSPVTGVFKGKQACVEGLILPVQKTMAEPFRCQIQRILVEGDAAVVLWKGSSTTKTGLPYRQEYCWILELKDRKIVSVRAFFDTLLATMALLSCKEGHPAYAAQDARP; this is translated from the coding sequence ATGAATAATCCGCCCAGCAATAAAGACTTCATTTCCGACCTCTTCCGCCGCATCGAGGCTGACGGCGATTGGAACACCCTTTTCGAGGCCCTTTCCGACGACATCGTGTGGACGGTGACCGGGACCTCGCCGGTGACCGGAGTCTTTAAAGGCAAACAGGCCTGCGTCGAAGGCCTGATCCTGCCGGTGCAAAAGACGATGGCCGAACCCTTTCGCTGCCAAATCCAGCGAATCCTGGTCGAGGGCGATGCCGCGGTGGTTCTTTGGAAAGGAAGCTCCACGACCAAGACCGGCCTGCCTTATCGTCAGGAATATTGCTGGATCCTCGAGCTGAAAGACCGAAAGATCGTTTCGGTCCGGGCCTTCTTCGACACCCTGCTGGCCACCATGGCTCTGCTGTCGTGCAAAGAAGGACACCCGGCTTACGCGGCCCAGGACGCTCGCCCCTGA
- a CDS encoding 5-formyltetrahydrofolate cyclo-ligase, with amino-acid sequence MDRSEKQRIRRELSARRLGLSPEEAAAAGRSAAEHLLEREEIRAAPAVGIYWAHRGELPTEALFRGLKAAGKKIFLPRIEAKGDRLVFAPFESEGELEPGPFGVLEPRGGATLEAGDLPVLVLPGLAFDLAGGRIGWGQGYYDRVLRGYSGCRLALAYEFQVLAALPREAHDEAIHILVTEARSIEVRRAT; translated from the coding sequence ATGGACCGTTCTGAAAAGCAGCGCATCCGCCGCGAGCTTTCGGCTCGCCGTCTGGGCTTGAGCCCCGAGGAGGCCGCGGCCGCCGGCCGGTCGGCCGCCGAGCACTTGCTGGAGCGGGAGGAGATTCGCGCCGCTCCGGCCGTCGGCATTTATTGGGCTCACCGCGGCGAGCTGCCGACCGAGGCGCTCTTTCGGGGGCTGAAGGCGGCCGGCAAGAAAATTTTCCTGCCGCGGATCGAAGCCAAGGGCGACCGCTTGGTCTTCGCGCCCTTCGAGAGCGAAGGCGAGCTCGAGCCGGGGCCCTTCGGGGTCCTGGAGCCCCGGGGTGGCGCGACTCTCGAGGCCGGCGATTTACCGGTCTTGGTTTTGCCGGGCTTGGCCTTCGACTTGGCCGGCGGACGGATCGGTTGGGGGCAGGGCTATTACGACCGGGTCCTGCGCGGCTATTCCGGCTGCCGGCTGGCCCTGGCCTATGAGTTCCAAGTCCTGGCGGCCTTGCCCCGCGAGGCCCACGACGAGGCGATCCATATTCTGGTGACCGAGGCGCGAAGCATCGAGGTAAGGAGGGCAACATGA
- the rny gene encoding ribonuclease Y, which translates to MIWTIVLSLAGLILGLGLGVLLRKKLGEAKIVSAEREAERILEEAEAKAGQHRKELELEAQAGKLKAQQEMEEETRLRRGELEKIEQRLFTKEESLEKKSEQLEKREEELGGRESSLEAKAKDAEDLLKRHRQMIEESRSALERVSGMSAEEAKHRLVQAVESEAQVEAGRRLRQIEEETKAQADKKARHLITKAVERLAGEWVAEKTVTVVHLPNDEMKGRIIGKEGRNIRAIEQATGIDLIIDDTPGAVILSGYNPVRREVAKIVLERLLQDGRIHPARIEEMVARVGREVDVQIKEAGEAACFELGIHGLHPELIKLLGMLKYRTSYAQNVLIHSIEVGFLCGTMAAELGMNEKMARRAGLLHDIGKAVSHEIEGSHAIIGADFAKKYGEDPRVVHAVAAHHEDVPQTTALAHLVDAADALSGARPGARSEVLESYVKRVEDLERIAKSFDGVDKVYAIQAGRDIRVLVDHDRVDDNQAALLSRHIARKIEQELTYPGQIRVTVIRESRAVDYAK; encoded by the coding sequence ATGATCTGGACCATCGTCCTGTCCTTGGCCGGCTTGATCCTGGGCTTGGGCCTGGGGGTCCTACTACGCAAGAAATTGGGCGAGGCCAAGATCGTCTCGGCCGAGCGCGAGGCCGAACGGATCTTGGAGGAGGCCGAAGCCAAGGCCGGGCAGCACCGCAAGGAGCTGGAGCTCGAGGCCCAGGCCGGCAAGCTCAAGGCCCAGCAGGAGATGGAGGAGGAGACCCGGCTGCGCCGGGGCGAGCTCGAGAAGATCGAGCAAAGGCTTTTCACCAAGGAAGAGAGCCTGGAGAAAAAATCCGAGCAGCTGGAGAAGCGGGAGGAGGAGCTCGGCGGTCGCGAAAGCTCGCTCGAGGCCAAGGCCAAGGACGCCGAGGACTTGCTCAAACGCCATCGCCAGATGATCGAAGAGTCGCGGAGCGCCCTGGAGCGGGTCTCGGGAATGTCGGCCGAGGAGGCCAAACATCGGCTGGTCCAGGCGGTGGAAAGCGAGGCCCAGGTCGAGGCCGGCCGGCGCTTGCGTCAAATCGAAGAGGAGACCAAGGCCCAGGCCGACAAAAAAGCCCGCCACCTCATCACCAAGGCGGTGGAGCGCTTGGCCGGCGAGTGGGTGGCCGAGAAGACCGTCACGGTGGTTCATTTGCCCAACGACGAGATGAAGGGCCGGATCATCGGCAAGGAAGGCCGCAACATTCGAGCGATCGAGCAGGCCACCGGCATCGACCTCATCATCGACGACACCCCGGGAGCGGTGATCCTTTCGGGCTACAACCCGGTGCGCCGCGAAGTGGCCAAGATCGTGCTCGAAAGGCTGCTCCAGGACGGCCGGATCCACCCGGCCCGGATCGAGGAGATGGTCGCGCGGGTCGGCCGGGAGGTCGACGTCCAAATCAAGGAGGCCGGTGAGGCCGCCTGCTTCGAATTGGGCATTCACGGCCTCCACCCCGAGCTGATCAAGCTCCTCGGCATGCTGAAATACCGCACCAGCTATGCCCAGAACGTCTTGATCCATTCGATTGAAGTCGGCTTCCTTTGTGGGACGATGGCGGCGGAGCTGGGCATGAACGAGAAAATGGCCCGCCGAGCCGGCTTGCTTCACGACATCGGCAAGGCGGTGAGCCACGAGATCGAGGGCTCTCACGCCATCATCGGCGCCGACTTCGCCAAGAAGTACGGCGAGGATCCCCGAGTGGTCCACGCCGTGGCCGCCCACCATGAGGACGTTCCCCAGACCACCGCCCTGGCCCATTTGGTCGACGCCGCCGACGCCCTGAGCGGGGCGCGGCCCGGGGCCCGCAGCGAGGTCCTCGAATCCTACGTCAAGCGGGTCGAGGATCTGGAGCGGATCGCCAAGTCCTTCGACGGCGTCGACAAGGTCTACGCCATCCAGGCCGGCCGCGACATCAGGGTCCTGGTCGACCACGACCGGGTCGACGACAATCAAGCCGCTTTACTTTCCCGCCACATTGCCCGAAAGATCGAGCAGGAGCTGACCTATCCCGGTCAGATCCGGGTTACGGTCATTCGGGAGAGCCGCGCTGTAGACTATGCAAAGTAA
- the rnr gene encoding ribonuclease R, translating to MKKKKQGRPTAKKSHHRQPKRAQPKPAEKGKAIPDQFLEGLLKLHRDGYGFVLSETPGVPDVFVPARRMKGAMNGDRVIVTVRQNAGDGRLEGGVSEILKRGSAWLLGVLQKRGNNYVAVIQDKAGVTEFVIPPKKLNGAEAGQSVGLKILKYPEEHASGLAEVVQVFERRGDPGTELEIVILKHQLPHKFPDEVLGEAAAWQKDRDFEPEGGRRDLRSLDFVTIDGETAKDFDDAICVKPEGKGWRLWVSIADVSHYVTPDCALDREAFRRGTSVYFPDYVIPMLPEELSNDLCSLRPKEDRLTFTCEILFDERGMPKVTDIYKSVIHSKARLTYKQVAAALVEKMEEVRRPLEPLLPMLEDAFRLYKQLRARRTERGSIDFDLPEAEVQLSFETGGVESIVRAVRNDAHLLIEDFMIAANEAVARFITQRKTPGVYRVHGEPEPEKVKRFHELLHNLGFNIAFPEKPRPGFFNRVLQQVKGHAEERLIQHILLRSMKQAVYSEKNLGHFGLASTCYTHFTSPIRRYPDLMVHRVLQGILENSAPRSEKAKTIREAELAQAASHCSRRERTAMEAEWEAIDLQKALFMQRYVGESFLGVVSRIAKFGFFVELVEFFVEGLVSLNDIKDDYYVYDERKHRLRGRKTGRVFKIGTELSVTVAKVDVEERQIYFTVASSS from the coding sequence GCCCGGCGGATGAAGGGCGCGATGAACGGCGACCGGGTCATCGTCACCGTCCGCCAGAATGCCGGCGACGGCCGCTTGGAAGGCGGCGTCAGCGAGATCCTCAAGCGCGGCAGCGCCTGGCTGCTCGGCGTCCTCCAGAAGCGGGGCAACAACTACGTGGCGGTCATCCAGGACAAGGCCGGCGTCACCGAGTTCGTCATTCCGCCTAAAAAATTGAACGGCGCCGAGGCCGGCCAAAGCGTCGGCCTTAAGATCCTCAAATATCCCGAAGAGCATGCGTCGGGCCTGGCTGAAGTCGTCCAAGTCTTCGAGCGCCGCGGCGATCCCGGCACCGAGCTCGAGATCGTCATCCTGAAGCACCAGCTGCCCCACAAGTTTCCCGACGAGGTCTTGGGCGAGGCCGCCGCCTGGCAGAAGGACCGCGACTTCGAGCCCGAAGGCGGCCGCCGCGACCTGCGAAGCTTGGATTTCGTCACCATCGACGGCGAGACCGCCAAGGACTTCGATGACGCGATCTGCGTCAAGCCCGAGGGCAAGGGCTGGCGGCTTTGGGTCTCCATCGCCGACGTCAGCCACTACGTCACGCCGGACTGCGCCTTGGACCGCGAGGCCTTCCGCCGCGGCACCTCGGTTTATTTTCCGGATTACGTCATCCCGATGCTGCCGGAGGAGCTGAGCAATGACCTCTGCAGCCTGCGGCCCAAGGAAGACCGGCTCACCTTCACCTGCGAGATCCTCTTCGACGAGCGGGGGATGCCCAAGGTCACCGACATCTACAAGAGCGTGATCCACTCCAAGGCCCGCTTGACCTACAAGCAGGTCGCGGCCGCCTTGGTCGAAAAGATGGAGGAGGTGCGGAGGCCGCTGGAGCCGCTTTTGCCGATGCTCGAGGACGCCTTCCGGCTTTACAAGCAGCTGCGGGCTCGGCGCACCGAGCGCGGCAGCATCGATTTCGACCTGCCCGAGGCCGAGGTCCAGCTCAGCTTCGAGACCGGCGGGGTCGAGAGCATCGTCCGGGCCGTCCGCAACGACGCCCATCTGCTGATCGAGGATTTCATGATCGCCGCCAACGAGGCGGTGGCCCGCTTCATCACCCAGCGCAAGACCCCCGGCGTCTACCGGGTCCACGGCGAGCCCGAGCCGGAGAAGGTCAAGCGCTTCCATGAGCTCTTGCACAACCTCGGCTTCAACATCGCCTTTCCGGAAAAGCCGCGGCCCGGCTTCTTCAACCGGGTGCTCCAGCAGGTGAAGGGCCATGCCGAGGAGCGGCTCATCCAGCACATCCTGCTCCGCTCGATGAAGCAGGCGGTCTATTCCGAGAAGAACCTCGGCCATTTCGGCCTGGCCTCGACTTGCTATACCCACTTCACCAGCCCGATCCGGCGCTATCCCGACCTGATGGTCCACCGGGTGCTCCAAGGCATCCTGGAAAATTCGGCGCCGCGCTCCGAAAAGGCAAAGACGATCCGGGAAGCCGAGCTGGCCCAAGCCGCTTCCCACTGCAGCCGCCGCGAGCGCACCGCGATGGAGGCCGAGTGGGAGGCCATCGATTTGCAAAAGGCGCTCTTTATGCAGCGCTATGTCGGGGAGAGCTTCCTCGGAGTGGTTTCGCGAATCGCCAAGTTCGGCTTCTTCGTCGAGCTGGTCGAGTTCTTCGTCGAAGGTCTGGTTTCGCTCAACGACATCAAGGACGACTATTACGTCTACGACGAGCGCAAGCACCGGCTCAGAGGACGCAAGACCGGCCGGGTCTTCAAGATCGGCACCGAGCTCTCGGTGACCGTGGCCAAGGTCGACGTGGAGGAGAGGCAGATTTATTTTACGGTGGCTTCGTCATCTTGA
- a CDS encoding TIGR02147 family protein, translated as MSIPLFEYFDYRHFLRDRYQALKANRRFSYRLFARRAGFRSSNIFKLVMEGRRNLTEKSSRMFAKGLRLNRSEGEYFRELVLFNQADTHEEKNERYRQLLRMQCLQGLEPLERDRHEYYSAWYHPVVRELVVARDFDGTAKWIAARLDPAVGVAQVNQSIRLLQRLGFIEKTAEGRWRQASPLVSSGAESDSAVLLHYHRSVLEILLRQAGSRHPSERDISALTLGIHRSRVSELKRRVQEFRREILQLVSEDHEPEEVVILGIQLLPVTQGKAAS; from the coding sequence ATGTCCATTCCGCTCTTCGAGTATTTCGACTACCGCCACTTTCTGCGCGATCGCTATCAGGCTCTCAAGGCCAATCGGCGCTTCTCTTACCGGCTCTTCGCGCGGCGCGCCGGCTTTCGTTCCTCCAACATCTTCAAGCTCGTCATGGAAGGCCGGAGAAACTTGACCGAGAAGAGCAGCCGGATGTTCGCCAAGGGGCTTCGATTGAACCGCTCCGAAGGCGAATATTTTCGGGAGCTGGTCTTGTTCAACCAAGCCGACACCCATGAAGAGAAAAACGAGCGCTACCGCCAGCTCTTGCGGATGCAGTGCCTCCAAGGGCTGGAGCCTTTGGAGCGCGACCGCCACGAGTACTATTCGGCTTGGTACCATCCGGTGGTTCGGGAATTGGTCGTGGCCCGCGACTTCGACGGAACGGCGAAGTGGATCGCCGCCCGGCTCGATCCGGCCGTCGGCGTCGCCCAGGTGAATCAATCGATACGGCTTTTGCAGAGACTGGGCTTCATCGAGAAAACGGCCGAAGGCCGCTGGCGCCAAGCCTCGCCGCTGGTCAGCAGCGGCGCCGAATCCGATTCGGCGGTCCTGCTCCATTACCATCGCAGCGTCTTGGAAATCCTGCTGCGCCAAGCCGGCAGCCGGCACCCCAGCGAGCGCGACATCAGCGCCTTGACCTTGGGAATCCATCGATCGCGGGTTTCGGAGTTGAAACGCCGGGTGCAGGAATTTCGCCGGGAGATCCTCCAGCTGGTTTCGGAGGACCATGAACCCGAGGAGGTGGTCATCCTCGGCATCCAATTGCTCCCGGTCACCCAAGGAAAGGCGGCATCATGA
- a CDS encoding cellulose synthase family protein has product MAFLLLGFYFLLLACLAVFGLHRYYLSYLYYKNLDRRPAGVPGFGELERLPFVTVQLPIYNEKYVVERLLKQVCALDYPREKLEIQLLDDSTDETQEIAKAVVRECAGLGHPVVYRHRTNRLGFKAGALDEGMKEAKGELIAIFDADFLPAPDFLKRMVPYFYIPNKKYGMVQARWGHLNQDYSLMTQAQSILLDGHFVIEHTARNRSGRFFNFNGTAGIWDRRCIEAAGGWQHDTLTEDLDLSYRAQLKGWKFLYVPEVVVPAELPVDMNGFKSQQHRWAKGSIQTAKKLMPRIWRSALPSKVKAEASFHLLNNFAYVLMVLLSFCMPLSLYLRHQLHLESVIWIDLPIFLMATVSISTFYICSQREVYPDWKWRLLYLPLNLALGIGLAVNNTKAVFEALIGRESEFTRTAKYAIAAKSDGWQNKKYRSNFSVVTFVEIFFGIYFSGAVVYAFIHGLWMSLYSLLFFQVGFFYVGMLSLFQGKTMISAAPALSASSVSAE; this is encoded by the coding sequence ATGGCCTTTCTCCTGCTCGGGTTTTATTTCTTGCTGCTCGCCTGCTTGGCGGTTTTTGGCCTGCACCGCTACTACCTGAGCTACCTCTATTATAAGAACCTGGACCGGCGGCCCGCCGGCGTTCCCGGCTTCGGCGAGCTCGAGCGCTTGCCCTTCGTGACGGTGCAGCTTCCGATCTACAACGAGAAATACGTCGTCGAGCGGCTCCTCAAGCAAGTCTGCGCCTTGGACTACCCGCGGGAGAAGCTCGAGATCCAACTGCTAGACGACTCGACCGACGAGACTCAAGAGATCGCCAAAGCCGTGGTGCGGGAATGCGCCGGGCTAGGCCATCCGGTCGTCTATCGCCACCGGACCAATCGCCTGGGTTTCAAGGCCGGCGCCTTGGACGAGGGAATGAAAGAGGCCAAGGGCGAGCTCATCGCCATCTTCGACGCCGACTTCCTGCCGGCGCCCGATTTCTTGAAGAGGATGGTTCCGTACTTCTACATCCCCAACAAGAAATACGGCATGGTCCAAGCGCGCTGGGGCCATCTCAACCAAGACTACTCCTTGATGACCCAGGCCCAGAGCATCTTGCTCGACGGCCACTTCGTCATCGAGCACACCGCCCGCAACCGTTCCGGCCGATTTTTCAATTTCAACGGCACCGCCGGAATCTGGGATCGTCGTTGCATCGAGGCCGCCGGCGGTTGGCAGCACGACACCTTGACCGAGGACTTGGACCTCAGCTACCGGGCTCAGCTCAAAGGCTGGAAATTCCTCTACGTTCCGGAAGTGGTGGTGCCGGCCGAGCTGCCGGTCGACATGAACGGCTTCAAATCCCAGCAGCATCGCTGGGCCAAGGGCTCGATTCAGACCGCCAAAAAGCTCATGCCCCGGATTTGGCGGAGCGCCTTGCCGAGCAAGGTCAAGGCCGAGGCTTCCTTCCATTTGCTCAATAATTTTGCTTACGTGCTGATGGTTCTGTTGTCCTTTTGCATGCCGCTCTCGCTCTACCTGCGGCACCAGCTTCATCTGGAGTCGGTGATCTGGATCGACTTACCGATTTTCCTGATGGCGACGGTCTCGATCTCGACCTTCTATATTTGCTCGCAGCGCGAGGTCTATCCGGACTGGAAGTGGCGGCTGCTTTACCTCCCGCTGAACCTGGCCTTGGGCATCGGTCTGGCGGTCAACAATACCAAGGCGGTCTTCGAGGCCTTGATCGGCCGGGAGAGCGAGTTCACTCGCACCGCCAAGTACGCCATCGCCGCCAAGTCCGACGGCTGGCAGAATAAAAAATACCGCAGCAACTTCAGCGTGGTCACCTTCGTCGAGATATTCTTCGGAATTTATTTCAGCGGCGCGGTGGTTTACGCCTTCATCCACGGGCTTTGGATGTCCTTGTACAGTTTGCTCTTCTTCCAAGTCGGATTTTTCTACGTCGGAATGCTCTCGCTCTTCCAAGGCAAGACCATGATCTCGGCCGCGCCGGCCCTGAGCGCTTCTTCGGTGTCCGCTGAATAA
- a CDS encoding TIGR00282 family metallophosphoesterase, whose product MNLLFIGDIFGEPGRLAVQEWVPKLRQQRAIDVVVANGENVAHGKGITAKTSEQLFAAGIDVITTGNHAFDQHEVHDYFKRQPRLLRPENYPAASPGRGWTVIEVYAGVKLAVINLIGQIHMEPAESPFAAADRVLAELKGRADVVFVDMHAEATSESRAMGWHLDGRVAAVLGSHTHVQTADEEILPKGTAYLTDAGMTGPYRSIIGMKLDNVLRKFQTGIKSRFEPAEGDVRFCGAIVEIEESNGLARKIERIQIRL is encoded by the coding sequence ATGAATTTACTTTTCATCGGTGACATCTTCGGCGAGCCCGGCCGTTTGGCTGTCCAAGAGTGGGTGCCCAAGCTCCGCCAGCAGCGGGCCATCGACGTGGTGGTGGCCAACGGCGAGAACGTGGCTCACGGCAAGGGCATCACCGCCAAGACCTCCGAGCAGCTCTTCGCCGCCGGGATCGACGTGATCACCACCGGCAATCATGCCTTCGACCAGCACGAGGTCCACGATTATTTCAAGCGCCAACCGCGGCTGCTGCGGCCGGAAAATTATCCGGCGGCCTCGCCCGGCCGGGGCTGGACCGTGATCGAGGTCTACGCCGGGGTGAAGCTGGCGGTGATCAACCTGATCGGCCAGATCCACATGGAGCCGGCCGAATCGCCCTTCGCCGCCGCCGACCGGGTCTTGGCCGAGTTGAAGGGGAGGGCCGACGTGGTTTTCGTCGACATGCACGCCGAGGCGACCAGCGAGTCCCGGGCGATGGGCTGGCACCTCGACGGCCGGGTCGCGGCGGTGCTCGGCTCCCATACCCATGTCCAGACCGCCGACGAGGAGATCCTGCCGAAAGGAACGGCTTACCTGACCGACGCCGGAATGACCGGCCCTTATCGCTCGATCATCGGGATGAAGCTCGACAATGTCTTGCGGAAATTCCAGACCGGGATTAAATCCCGCTTCGAGCCGGCCGAAGGCGACGTCCGCTTCTGCGGCGCCATCGTCGAGATCGAAGAGTCGAACGGCCTGGCGCGGAAGATCGAGCGAATTCAAATTAGATTATGA
- the tyrS gene encoding tyrosine--tRNA ligase: MEQTLQKLKRGTVEILSEEELRKKLAKGKPLKVKAGFDPTAPDLHFGHLVLLRKLKAFQDLGHRVCFLIGDYTAAIGDPSGRNETRPPLTRADIEKNVQTYKDQVFRVLDPKQTEVFYNSAWLDKLDGRGMIKLASRYTVARMLERNDFEKRYKAGQPLAIHEFLYPLLQGWDSVAMEADVELGGTDQKFNLLMGRHLQREEGQEEQVVMTLPLLEGLDGVEKMSKSKGNYIGVTEAPDAMFGKLMSLSDSLMWRYYELLTDRSTDEILQLQKEVASGALHPKAVKVNLAKELIAGLHDAKAAETAAANFDKAFTQREVERLSDVEVASDKGSILAYQAVKEGGFAATGNEAKAKIKGGSIHLNGELLKDPFAELKDEGQGLLIQGKIEKKRVERRILLKRA; encoded by the coding sequence ATGGAACAAACTTTACAAAAGCTCAAACGCGGCACCGTCGAAATCCTCTCCGAGGAAGAGCTCCGCAAGAAGCTCGCCAAGGGCAAGCCGCTCAAGGTGAAGGCAGGCTTCGATCCGACCGCGCCCGATCTTCATTTCGGTCACCTGGTTTTGCTGCGCAAGCTGAAGGCCTTCCAAGACTTAGGGCATCGGGTTTGCTTTCTCATCGGCGACTACACCGCCGCCATCGGCGATCCCAGCGGGCGCAACGAGACCCGCCCGCCGCTCACCCGGGCCGACATCGAGAAGAACGTCCAGACTTATAAGGACCAAGTCTTCCGGGTCCTCGATCCCAAGCAGACCGAGGTCTTTTACAACTCGGCTTGGCTCGACAAGCTCGACGGCCGCGGCATGATCAAGCTGGCCAGCCGCTACACCGTGGCCCGGATGCTGGAGCGCAACGACTTCGAGAAGCGCTACAAGGCCGGCCAGCCGCTGGCGATCCACGAGTTCCTCTATCCGCTGCTCCAGGGCTGGGACTCGGTGGCGATGGAGGCCGACGTCGAGCTCGGCGGCACCGATCAAAAGTTCAACCTGCTGATGGGCCGCCATCTCCAGCGCGAGGAGGGCCAGGAAGAGCAGGTGGTGATGACCCTGCCGCTGCTCGAGGGCTTGGACGGCGTCGAGAAGATGAGCAAGTCGAAGGGCAATTACATCGGCGTGACCGAGGCGCCCGACGCGATGTTCGGCAAGCTGATGAGCCTCTCCGATTCCTTGATGTGGCGCTACTATGAGCTGCTGACCGACCGATCGACCGATGAAATCTTGCAGCTGCAGAAAGAGGTGGCCTCGGGCGCTCTCCATCCCAAGGCCGTCAAGGTCAACCTGGCCAAGGAGCTGATCGCCGGCCTCCACGACGCCAAGGCCGCCGAAACCGCCGCCGCCAACTTCGACAAGGCCTTCACCCAGCGCGAGGTCGAGCGGCTAAGCGACGTCGAGGTCGCTTCGGACAAGGGCAGCATCCTGGCATACCAGGCGGTGAAGGAGGGCGGCTTCGCCGCCACCGGCAACGAGGCCAAGGCCAAGATCAAGGGCGGATCGATCCATTTGAACGGCGAGCTTCTCAAGGATCCCTTCGCCGAATTGAAGGACGAGGGGCAAGGTCTCTTGATCCAGGGCAAGATCGAGAAGAAAAGGGTCGAGCGCCGGATTCTGCTGAAGCGGGCTTGA
- a CDS encoding histidine phosphatase family protein, whose amino-acid sequence MELIHHYFGLRHGESHPSSQNRICSSLAGGVDPRNGLTAQGCEEVASSTRRWVREIGGSLRSAIHENRLRVIHSPFSRTKESAEIFWSVVGGFFPEIEAHRSHWTVPSDFLRERYFGHYDEKSPSDRLYQEIWLADSLDPGHTLQNCESAAAVQSRVKRLVEGFEALNDLPKGTWLILVSHGDTLKIAQTYFAELSASLHQDSGIVPGFETGEIRKFR is encoded by the coding sequence ATGGAACTCATTCACCATTACTTTGGGCTTCGCCATGGCGAGTCCCACCCCAGCTCTCAAAATAGGATTTGCAGCTCTCTGGCCGGGGGCGTTGATCCTCGTAATGGGCTCACCGCCCAAGGCTGCGAGGAGGTCGCCAGCTCCACCCGCCGGTGGGTCCGGGAAATAGGCGGCTCCTTGCGGTCCGCGATTCACGAGAACCGGCTTCGGGTGATTCATTCGCCCTTTAGCCGGACCAAGGAGTCGGCTGAAATTTTCTGGAGCGTCGTCGGTGGGTTCTTTCCGGAGATCGAGGCCCATCGGAGTCATTGGACGGTTCCATCGGATTTTTTGAGAGAGCGCTATTTCGGCCATTACGATGAGAAGAGCCCCAGCGACCGGCTTTATCAAGAGATTTGGCTGGCCGATTCCTTGGATCCCGGCCATACCCTCCAAAATTGCGAGAGCGCCGCGGCGGTTCAAAGCCGGGTCAAGCGGCTGGTCGAGGGTTTCGAGGCCTTAAACGATCTGCCCAAGGGAACTTGGCTGATCTTAGTTTCCCACGGCGACACCTTGAAGATCGCCCAGACTTATTTCGCGGAGTTGTCGGCTTCCCTTCATCAGGACTCGGGGATTGTCCCCGGCTTCGAGACCGGAGAAATTCGAAAGTTTCGGTGA
- a CDS encoding cell division protein ZapA: protein MKKSFEVTLLNQKFQLKSESDEKYVQRVADFVNKKLFDIQEKTKSVSSLNVALLAALNIADDLFRIKGEGKDKIQQARGKVKEALHLIERRLP, encoded by the coding sequence ATGAAGAAGTCCTTCGAAGTCACCTTGTTGAACCAGAAGTTTCAGCTCAAGAGCGAGTCCGACGAAAAATACGTCCAACGGGTGGCCGATTTCGTCAATAAGAAGCTCTTCGACATCCAGGAGAAAACCAAGTCGGTTTCCTCGCTGAACGTCGCGCTGCTCGCGGCCTTGAACATTGCCGACGATCTCTTTAGAATAAAGGGTGAAGGGAAGGACAAGATTCAGCAGGCTCGGGGTAAGGTCAAAGAAGCGCTGCATCTGATCGAGCGCCGGCTCCCGTAG